CGCGAAATGATCATGGTCCTCGCGGGTGAAGCCGTATTTGTCGGCGATCATCTGCGCGCCGATGAACTGGTTGAAACCCTCGACCCCGTAGCGTTTCTGGATCGATGCCGCGAACGGGTTGGCGCCGATCCCGCCCGTCTTGGCAAGCGCGATCGGTGAACCCATCGGCACCCGGGTCATACTCTCCACGCCACCGGCGATCACGATGTCCTGCATGCCCGACATCACCGCCTGCGCCGCAAAGTGCAGCGCCTGCTGTGACGATCCGCATTGGCGGTCGATCGTCACCGCCGGTACGCTGTCGGGCAGCTTCGACGCCAGCACGACATTGCGCCCGAGCGCGAATGTCTGCTCACCGATCTGGCTCACGCAGCCGATGATGACGTCATCGATCGCCGCCGGGTCCAGCCCTATGTCGGCGATGAGGGCATCGAGCACGGCGGCGCCGAGATCGGCCGGGTGCCAGGCGGCGAGACGGCCATTGCGACGGCCGCCAGCGGTGCGACGCGCGGAGACGATATAGGCTTCAGGCATGGATTACGTCCTTTTGTCTGTCACAGGCCGAGCGCGGCCTTGGCGATGATGGAAAGCTGGATTTCGCTGGTGCCGCCGAAGATCGACCAGGCGCGCGCGTTGAGATAGCGGGCGGCCGCGACCTGCGCTTCGGCGGAGCGGATCGGTGGAGGCGCATCGTTGCCGTAGAACGGGCGATCGAGCGGAAGCTGAAGACCGGCGAGGCCGAAGGCATCGACGGCCAGCGCCTCGATGCCCTGCCGAATTTCGGACGCGATCAGCTTGGTCGTAAGGCTGCGCGAGTCGGGGGAGGCGCCACCCTCGATCTCGATCAACGTCCTGAGTTCGGTGATTTCCAGTGCCTCGGCCTCCAGACGCAGCCGCAACGCGCGATCCGCCAACTCGCCGGCAAGCGGCCCCGCCGCCTCACGCAGCCGCCGGATGTCGGCGAGCAACTGGGGCGCGAAGGAAGACCCCCCGCGTTCGTTCTCGAGAAGGAACTTGGCGATCGACCAGCCCTGCCCTTCCTCGCCGACCCGCTCCGCGACCGGGACGCGCACGTCGTCGAGAAAGACCTCGTTCAGTTCGTGGTCTCCCGACGCGCTGAGGATCGGCTTCACGGTCACCCCGGGCATGGCCATGTCGATCAGCAGGAAGCTGATGCCCTGCTGCGGCTTGACGTCGGCATCGGTGCGTACAAGCGCAAACAGCCGGTTCGCGAACTGCGCCTGCGTGGTCCAGATCTTGTGACCCGACACGACATACGCATCCCCGTCCCGCACGGCGCGGGTGCGCAGGCTGGCAAGGTCGGAACCCGAACCGGGTTCGGAAAATCCCTGCGCCCACACATGCTCGGCGCTGCGCAGACGGGGCAGATAGTGCGCCCGCTGCGTGTCGGTGCCGAAGGTATAGAGGACAGGCCCGACCAGCTTGAGCCCCATACCGGGCAGGACTGGCACTCCAGCCTCCGCGCATTCCTTCTCGAAAATCCAGCGCTGGATCGGCGTCCAGCCCGGTCCGCCGGCGTGGACCGGCCAGTGATAGACCAGCCAGCCCCTGGCGTCGAGAATCGCCTGCCATTCGCGCGCGATATCCGGCTCGGCGAAGACGCTGGAGGTCAGCGCCGCGCCGCGGCGCAGTTCAGGGGTCAGCGCGTGGGCGAGGAAAGCGCGAACCTCGTCGCGGAACGCCGTCTCGGCGGCGGTGAAGGTCAAATCCATGCCGTCACCGTTCCACGATCGCAACCGCCGACACGCCGGGCGCGCCGTACACATGGCTGTAGCCAAGCCTCGGATTGCCGGGCACCTGTCGCCGGCCGGCCCGCCCGGTAAGCTGGACATAATTCTCGTAAATCTGGCGCAGTCCCGACGCCCCGATCGGCTCGCCGCAGGCAAGACATCCCCCGTCGGTGTTGACCGGTAACGCCCCGTCGATCCGGGTCCGTCCCTCGGCGATCCAGGCAGCCTGTTCGCCATCGGCGCAGAATCCGTTTTCGGCCATATGCATGATCTCGGCACCGGCCTCGGTGTCCTGAAGCTGGGCGATGTCGATGTCCTCTGGACCAACGCCTGCCATTTCGTAGGCGGCCTGCGCGGCGATCGTGGTCGGCGAGCCGCCGCGTTCGAGATCGAGCGCGGGCGAAAAGACTTCGAACGAACCGGGCGGCCGCGTCCGCACCGCCGCCGCGCGCAGCCGCACGCTGGGAAGGCCCAATTCCCTTGCCCGTTTTCCGCTCGCGAGGACGAGCGCCACCGCACCTTCGGCGGGGGAGCAGAACATGAACTTGGTCAGCGGATCGCTGACCATCTGCGATGACAGAATCGTCTCGATATCGACCGCCTCGCGGCGCCAGGCATGATCGGCCAGCACACCGTTCGCAAACGCCTTTTCCGCCACCGCGCCGAGGGTGCGGAGCGGAATTCCATATGTCGCCATGTAGCGCTGAATCTTCATCGCGAAGAACTGAGTGGTGAGCATGAGGCCGGTCTCGCCATACCAATCGGGCAAGCCCCAATCGGCCGGCAGCGGCGAGAACGAACCGCGCGGATGCTTGTCGAAGCCGACCGCGATGCCGAGATCGAATTCACCGGACTTGATCGTGCTATACGCCCCGAACATCGCCGAGCCGCCAGTTGCGCACCCATTGGCGACGTTGACGAACGGCAAGCCGGTGAGCCCCAGTTCGGACACCATCGTATCCGCGTTCCCCGCCGAATCGGATCCGCCGAAGGCGAAGCGGATATCGGGCCAGGCGAGGCCGGTGTGCGCCAACGCCTGGCGCACCGCATGGACACCCTGCTCAAGCCCAGTAAGGCCCGGCGTGCGTCCGAAGCGATGAATCCCGGCACCCACGATGAAGACATCACTCATCGCCCGGCTCCCACGGCTGGCGCAAAGGCGAAGCTGGTGCGGACCTCGCCGCTCGCCAATGTGAACGGCAGCGGCACGAGCCGCATCGGCATGTCGATCCGCAACGCATCGAACGCGACATCGACCAGCCGCGATTCGACGATCAATGCGCCGTCGAGTTGCACATAGCCGACCGCATAGGGTTCGAAAGCGTCCGGCCCGGCATAAGGCGGCGATTTCGGCCGGAAGCGCTGGACCGTCCAGGACCAGAGCCGCCCCTCGTGTGGCAAGGTGATGGTTTCGTAGCGGTCATCGGCGGCGGGCTTCGCCGGGAATATCGCGCGACCGCTCACGCGGTCGCGCGATGCGACCAGCCGATACGCGCCATCGACCTCAACCAGCAGATTGTCCGCGATAACGGGGGCGAGCATGTCGGGCATCGTGTCTCTCCTGCCCGCCCTTCTAATGCCCGACCGGGCGGGCGGCTTCTGACCAATGCGACAGCGGCTACCGAATCATCCCCAAAAAGCCGAGTTGCGCTGCCTTGAAGAGCGTCTGATCCCGATTGACCGCATCCAGCTTGAGCGACGCGGCCCGGATATGGAAACGCACCGTCGTCCGTTGCAATCCGAGGATCAGTCCGATCTCGTCGTTGGTCTTGCCGGCCGCCGCCCAGCGCAGACATTCGACCTCGCGCTTGGTGAGGGAGACGCCCGCCACGTCCTGCCGAACGTGCGCCGTGACCTTGACATAGCTCTGGATGAAAGCCCGGGCGAGCACCGCGAGCGCGTCCGCGACGACGTCATATGCCCCGGAAAGATCCTCTTCGAGCGGATCGGGCGACAGGAAACTGGCCGCGCCGATCTGCCCGAACGGCAGATGGATCGGCACCACCAACGCCGACGATGTCATCGCCCGCGCACGAAAGTCGGAGAGGTCGATGGCATCGAGCAGGGGATTGGCGACCCTGGTGCGAAAACCACGCGCGTCGCACCAGAACGGCTCCGCCTCGACCCGACAGGCATGGACGAGCGGTGAGGACAGCGCGAGCTGCGGCGCGTCCCACCAACGCCCTTCTCCCTCCCGAAACCCGAACACCTCGCTGGCAAGAACCGCACCCTCGCCGTCCCGCATCGGCTCGCGGACCGCGATGTTGTGGGATACCGCGGTCCGCAATCCGCACAGATGCGCGACCTGGTCCCGAAGCGCCTCCGCCGCGCGCCGGATGCCCGCCAGCTCGGTGAAACGCACCGCCGCTACGTCCCCGGAGGAAGGCATGTGCCGAAGGTTGCCAGGCACGGACATGGCCTATGGTTTCGCCAGACTAAGTCCTTCGAAAAACGGGCGACAGAGCGCGTCCGCGACATCCTCCGGCGATTGTTTCTTCGCCAGCGGCGGATACCATTTATAGGCCCAGTTGCACATGCCGAGGAACCCGAAGGTCGTCAGGTCGGGATCGCAATCGCGGAACTGCCCGTTCCGGATGCCGGTCGAAACAATGCTTCGGACCTGTTCGAAATACGCCTTGCGCTGCGCCCGGATCTGATTGCGCATCGTGCCTTCCAGATCCTCATAATGATCCATAAAGGCACGAACATAGCCGGGATGTTCCGCGATCTGCCGCAAGATGTTGATGCACGCCGCGCGCAACATCCCCAGCGGATCGTCTGAAAGCTCCTCATCCGCCAGTCCGTCGAGCAACGCGGTCATATGCGCGTCGTGGATCGCATAGAGGATGGCGTGCTTGCTCGGGAAGTAATGATACAGCGTAGGCTTGCCGAGACCGACCTCGTCGGCCAGCATCTGCATCGATGCCTTGTGATAGCCGACCTTATCGAACAAGATGGCACAATGCCTGAGGATCTCGTTGCGCTTTTCATCATGCGCTTCGGTCGTCTGTCGTTTCTTTGTCTCGTGTCGCGCCATGCCGGCCCCAGATCCTCATTCCATCGGACAGCCGCCGGGCCGCCGATCTTGCACCTTATTGCACCAGAGCTCCACCGTCCACGGCAAGCGCCGTGCCCGTGATGTAGGACGATTCATCGCTGGCTAGGAAGAGCACCGCCGCGACCACCTCTCCGATCTCGGCGAGACGGCCGATCGGCACGCGCGATAGCCGAACCGCCAAAGCCGCCGCATCGGTGTACGCGGCTCGCGCCAGTGCGCTGTCGATCGGTCCGGGATGCACCGAATTGCAGCGCACACCCTCGCGCGCATGTTGCGCCGCCGTGATCCGCGTCAGCATCGCCAGCGCCGCTTTGCTACACGCATAGGCCGGGTCCATGATCCCGGACTGGCCAAGCCCGGCAACCGAAGACACGTTGACGATCGTGCCGCCGCCCTGCGCGCGAAAGAGCGGCAGAAACGCGCGCGTGCCGAGGAACGGCCCCTTGGCGTTGATCGCCATGCTTGTGTCCCAGTCTTCCGGGGTGCGCTCCTCGATCCGGGTAAGGCTCGATGCGATCGCCGCGTTGTTGACGAGGATATCGATCCCGCCCCGGCGGTGGCGGACTTCCGCAACCACCCGGTCCCAGCCCGCCGGGTCCGCCACATCGAGGCCGATCTCCCAGGCGTCGCCACCAGCCGCGACAATCGCATCGGCCACGTCCAGTCCGGTGCGCTCGTCGATGTCCGCCACGACCACGCTCGCGCCCGCGCCTGCGAAAGCCGTCGCGATCGCGGCACCGAGTCCCCTCGCTCCACCTGTGATCAGGGCGCGCTTGTTCGCGAGACGCATGACCTCTCCAATTGGTAACTCGACCGTCCGGTCGGTAGCGTATAGCGTTGGTCCCAATGGTGCTGGAGCGCAAGCCCGAGGGAGAGGAAAATGGAACTGAACGGTAAGGTTACCCTGGTTACGGGCGCAAGTTCTGGGCTGGGTCGGCATTTCGCGACCGTGTTGGCGGCGCAGGGTGCGATCGTCGTCGTCGCTGCACGGCGAGAGTCCGCGCTCGCGGCGTTGGCCAAAGAAATCGCCGAAGCCGGCGGACACTGCATTCCGATCGGTATGGACGTGACCGATCCCGCCTCGGTCGCGGCGGCGTTCGCGCGTATCGGACAGGCGGTGCCGGCGCCCTTGTCGATCGTCGTCAACAACGCCGGCGTGGCGCACACACGCCGGGCGATCGATATGTCGCCCGAAGATTGGCAGGATGTGCTCGCCCCGAATCTCACCGGCGCGTTTCTCGTTGCCCAACATGGCGCACGCGCGATGCGCGGCGGCGGTGGTTCGATCGTCAACGTCGCCTCGATCCTCGGCGAACGCGTCTCCAAGGGGCTGGCCGCTTATGCCGCGAGCAAGGCGGGGCTGATCCAGCTTACCAAGGCGCTGGCGCTCGAATGGGCGCCGCTCGGCATCCGCGTCAACGCGCTCGCGCCGGGATATATCGAAACCGACCTCAACCGGGACTTCTTCGCATCAGACGCCGGCAAGCGCTTGATCGCTCGCATCCCGCAACGCCGGCTCGGCCAGATGGGCGATCTCGATGCGCCGCTTCTGCTGCTCTGCTCGGACCAGTCGCGCTACATGACCGGCTCGGTAATCGCGGTGGACGGCGGGCATCTCGTCAGCGAACTTTGAGCGCGGCGTACATCAGGCGTCCATCGCCGTGGCGCCGATCACCCAGGCAGAAAGACCGGCGGTCGGCACCGCGCAGATCACCGCCTCTGCGACGGCTTCCTCGCTGGCGCCAGCCGTGCGTGCGCCTTTGATATGCACCGAAGCCCAGGTGCTGTAGTCGGCGACGAGCACGGTCACGAGCAGCAGTTCCGCGTGGACCGGTCCGAGCGCGGTCCCGGAGAGCGTACCTTCGCGCATCAGGTAATACGCATCAGCCCCAAGCGGCTTGACCTCGAACAGCTTGCCGAGCGAAGGGGGCATGGTTCCGAAATACCGGAGGAAATTGGCCTCCGCCGCGCCGGGTTCGACGACGAGATCCTCGTCGGACGCTTCGATGTCGACGGCGTCGGGATAGACATCGCAGAAGATGCCGTGGAAACGCAGTGCCGCACCCTCGCCGCGGACGCTCGCCAAGATCGCGACGGCCGCGCCCGCCTCATCCTCGGTCAGCCCCGCATCGCGCGCCGCCTGCAATTCGCGAAGCGACATTTCCTCATAGCCCTTCACCGTCGCAGCGCAGGCGACGAACAGGCGCTTGATCCGCGCCGGCACCGCGCCGTCCGAATCGATGATGAGACGCCAGCGACGGAATCCGGCGATCGTCTTGGGCGCATTGCGCCGCAGGCGACCCAGCGCGATGAGAGGATTGGTTGGCATAACGGCTCCTGCATGATCCAGACCGTCCGGTCGGCCGAGCCTTGCTATGCCGCTCTTTTCCGGCGGTCAACGGCGCGATCACGATTGACGCCCGACCGGACGGTCGGCTAAAGGGGTGGCGAACGGCGAGTCCCCGAACCGGACCGCATGGTAGGACAGGAGCGATGCCGGCATGAAAGATTTCTCCGGTAAAACCGCAGTCATCACCGGCGCGGGAAGCGGCATCGGCGCAGCGCTGGCGGATCAGGCCGCAGCGCTGGGCATGAACCTCGTCCTCGCCGACATCAACCGCGCGGATCTGGAAGCAATCGCCGGCCGGATCTCCGCGAGCGCGATCCTTCTCCAACAGACCGACGTCGCCGATCCCGACGCGGTGCAGGCGCTGGCGGATGCTGCCTGGGATCGTTTCGGCGGGGTCGATCTGCTGTGCAACAATGCCGGGGTCGTTCCCGGCGGCCGGCATCGCTTCGTGTGGGATTACGCGCCGGAAGACTGGCGCTGGGCGTTCGGCGTCAACGTCGATGGCGTCGTCAACGGCATCCGCAGCTTCGTACCCCGGATGCTCGCCGAGGGGCGGAGTGGACATATCCTCAACACCGCCTCGGTTGCCGGTTTCGTGAGCGGATCGGGGTCCGCAGTGTATGGCGCGTCGAAACACGCCGTGGTCCGCATCACCGAGGCGCTGTATGCTGGCCTGCGCGACGAAGGCGCGCCGATCGGCGTGACGATGCTCTGCCCCGGCCTCGTCGCCACCCGCATCTATGATGCCGAGCGCTCGCGGCCCGCGCATCTCCAGACTGCGGCGGGCCGGGCGGAGGAAGCGCAGGAGCTGCGCTCGATCGCGGACAATCTGTACCGCAACGCGCCCTCCCCCGAAGCTGTCGCGGCGCAGGCGTTCGAGGGCATCCGGCAGGATCGCCTGTACGTGTTCACATCGGAGCGCTTCGATGACCCGATCCGGGCGCGAACCGAGGCGATCCTGTCCCGCGCCAATCCGACTTTCGAAAGCCTGCTCTCGCTGAGCAAGGATGACGCCGGCCTGTCCGGACAGGCGGCGTGAGCCGCTTCGCCGATCGTATCGCGCTGGTTACGGGCGCCGCCTCGGGCATCGGCCTCGCCACCGCACGGGGGCTCGCCGATGGGGGTGCCACAGTTTTTCTGGCCGACCGTGACGTCGAGGCGCTGAAGGCGGCGCGCGAAAGCCTGGCTGGTGCGCCACACGAAGCGATCCCCCTCGATGTGACCGACGAGCAAGGGTGGGTCGCGCTAGCCGAACGCATTCGGGCGCGCTTCGGCAAGCTCGACATCCTCGTCAACAATGCCGGTTTCGGCAAGTTCGCCGCGATCACCGATACCACGCTGGACCAATGGCGCTCGATCATCGCGGTCAATCTCGACAGTGTGTTCCTGGGCACCAAGCACATGATGCCGCTACTGGCTGCCTCCGGATGCGGGGCGATCGTCAACATGTCGTCGATCCGCGGCATCGTCGCGGGCGCGAACACCGGCTCCTACAGCGCCGCGAAAGGTGGAGTGCGAATGTTCACCAAGGTCACGGCGCTGGAATGCGCGGCGGCAGGCAATGGCGTGCGTGCCAACTCGGTCCATCCGGGCCACATCGCGACGCCGCTCACCGCGCCGGCCTATGCCGACCCGGAAATCGCGAAGGCGTTGCTGGCGGACGTTCCGCTTGGGCGGATCGGACAGGCGGACGAGGTAGCCGATGCGATCCTTTTCCTGGCCAGCGACGAATCGCGCTACATGACCGGCGCCGAACTCGTGATCGACGGAGGAACTACCGCACAATGACCGAGCGCGCAGAGACGATTGCGGCGAAGGTGGAAACCTTCGTGCGCGACATCGTGATCCCTTACGAGAAGGACGGCCGCCGCGACCATCACGGTCCGGCGGACGCACTGGTTCGCGAACTGCGGGAAAAGGCCCGCGCCGCCGGCGTGCTGACGCCGCACGTCCTCCCGGACGGGTCACACCTGACGCAGCGCGAAACCGCGATCGTGCTGCGGAGGTCGGGCCTGTCACCCTTGGGGCCGCTCGCGTGCAACACCGCCGCGCCCGATGAGGGCAATATGTATCTGCTCGGCAAGGTCGCCAGCGCGGAGCAAAGGGCGCGTTTCCTGGACCCGCTGATCGCGGGCGTCGCGCGCTCCGCGTTTTTCATGACCGAACCCGCCGAGGACGGCGGTGCGGGCTCCGATCCCTCAATGATGCAGACAACGTGCCGGCGCGACGGCGATCATTGGGTCATCAACGGCCGCAAGAAATTCATCACCGGGGCGGAAGGCGGCAGCGTCGGCATCGTCATGGCGAAATCCGACGACGGCGCCTGCATGTTCCTCGTCGACCTTCCAGACCCAGCGATCCGCACCACACGCGTGATCGACACGATCGACAGTTCGATGCCAGGCGGCCACGCCGAGATCGACATCGTCGATTTGCGCGTTCCCGCGCACCAGATGCTCGGCGCGAGCGGCGAGGGCTTCAAATACGCCCAGATCCGGCTCAGTCCGGCCCGTCTGTCGCACTGCATGCGCTGGCTCGGGCTGGCGATCCGTGCGCACGAAATCGCCGCCGACTATGCCAATCGGCGCCACGCCTTCGGCAAGCCCTTGGTCGATCACGAAGGGGTCGGCTTCATGCTCGCCGACAATCTCATCGATCTCCAACAGTCCGAATTGATGATCGACTGGTGCG
This genomic stretch from Sphingomonas panacis harbors:
- a CDS encoding acyl-CoA dehydrogenase family protein, yielding MDLTFTAAETAFRDEVRAFLAHALTPELRRGAALTSSVFAEPDIAREWQAILDARGWLVYHWPVHAGGPGWTPIQRWIFEKECAEAGVPVLPGMGLKLVGPVLYTFGTDTQRAHYLPRLRSAEHVWAQGFSEPGSGSDLASLRTRAVRDGDAYVVSGHKIWTTQAQFANRLFALVRTDADVKPQQGISFLLIDMAMPGVTVKPILSASGDHELNEVFLDDVRVPVAERVGEEGQGWSIAKFLLENERGGSSFAPQLLADIRRLREAAGPLAGELADRALRLRLEAEALEITELRTLIEIEGGASPDSRSLTTKLIASEIRQGIEALAVDAFGLAGLQLPLDRPFYGNDAPPPIRSAEAQVAAARYLNARAWSIFGGTSEIQLSIIAKAALGL
- a CDS encoding thiolase family protein: MSDVFIVGAGIHRFGRTPGLTGLEQGVHAVRQALAHTGLAWPDIRFAFGGSDSAGNADTMVSELGLTGLPFVNVANGCATGGSAMFGAYSTIKSGEFDLGIAVGFDKHPRGSFSPLPADWGLPDWYGETGLMLTTQFFAMKIQRYMATYGIPLRTLGAVAEKAFANGVLADHAWRREAVDIETILSSQMVSDPLTKFMFCSPAEGAVALVLASGKRARELGLPSVRLRAAAVRTRPPGSFEVFSPALDLERGGSPTTIAAQAAYEMAGVGPEDIDIAQLQDTEAGAEIMHMAENGFCADGEQAAWIAEGRTRIDGALPVNTDGGCLACGEPIGASGLRQIYENYVQLTGRAGRRQVPGNPRLGYSHVYGAPGVSAVAIVER
- a CDS encoding Zn-ribbon domain-containing OB-fold protein translates to MPDMLAPVIADNLLVEVDGAYRLVASRDRVSGRAIFPAKPAADDRYETITLPHEGRLWSWTVQRFRPKSPPYAGPDAFEPYAVGYVQLDGALIVESRLVDVAFDALRIDMPMRLVPLPFTLASGEVRTSFAFAPAVGAGR
- a CDS encoding helix-turn-helix transcriptional regulator; this encodes MPSSGDVAAVRFTELAGIRRAAEALRDQVAHLCGLRTAVSHNIAVREPMRDGEGAVLASEVFGFREGEGRWWDAPQLALSSPLVHACRVEAEPFWCDARGFRTRVANPLLDAIDLSDFRARAMTSSALVVPIHLPFGQIGAASFLSPDPLEEDLSGAYDVVADALAVLARAFIQSYVKVTAHVRQDVAGVSLTKREVECLRWAAAGKTNDEIGLILGLQRTTVRFHIRAASLKLDAVNRDQTLFKAAQLGFLGMIR
- a CDS encoding TetR/AcrR family transcriptional regulator; the protein is MARHETKKRQTTEAHDEKRNEILRHCAILFDKVGYHKASMQMLADEVGLGKPTLYHYFPSKHAILYAIHDAHMTALLDGLADEELSDDPLGMLRAACINILRQIAEHPGYVRAFMDHYEDLEGTMRNQIRAQRKAYFEQVRSIVSTGIRNGQFRDCDPDLTTFGFLGMCNWAYKWYPPLAKKQSPEDVADALCRPFFEGLSLAKP
- a CDS encoding SDR family NAD(P)-dependent oxidoreductase, which produces MRLANKRALITGGARGLGAAIATAFAGAGASVVVADIDERTGLDVADAIVAAGGDAWEIGLDVADPAGWDRVVAEVRHRRGGIDILVNNAAIASSLTRIEERTPEDWDTSMAINAKGPFLGTRAFLPLFRAQGGGTIVNVSSVAGLGQSGIMDPAYACSKAALAMLTRITAAQHAREGVRCNSVHPGPIDSALARAAYTDAAALAVRLSRVPIGRLAEIGEVVAAVLFLASDESSYITGTALAVDGGALVQ
- a CDS encoding SDR family NAD(P)-dependent oxidoreductase, with translation MELNGKVTLVTGASSGLGRHFATVLAAQGAIVVVAARRESALAALAKEIAEAGGHCIPIGMDVTDPASVAAAFARIGQAVPAPLSIVVNNAGVAHTRRAIDMSPEDWQDVLAPNLTGAFLVAQHGARAMRGGGGSIVNVASILGERVSKGLAAYAASKAGLIQLTKALALEWAPLGIRVNALAPGYIETDLNRDFFASDAGKRLIARIPQRRLGQMGDLDAPLLLLCSDQSRYMTGSVIAVDGGHLVSEL
- a CDS encoding carboxymuconolactone decarboxylase family protein, encoding MPTNPLIALGRLRRNAPKTIAGFRRWRLIIDSDGAVPARIKRLFVACAATVKGYEEMSLRELQAARDAGLTEDEAGAAVAILASVRGEGAALRFHGIFCDVYPDAVDIEASDEDLVVEPGAAEANFLRYFGTMPPSLGKLFEVKPLGADAYYLMREGTLSGTALGPVHAELLLVTVLVADYSTWASVHIKGARTAGASEEAVAEAVICAVPTAGLSAWVIGATAMDA
- a CDS encoding SDR family NAD(P)-dependent oxidoreductase, yielding MKDFSGKTAVITGAGSGIGAALADQAAALGMNLVLADINRADLEAIAGRISASAILLQQTDVADPDAVQALADAAWDRFGGVDLLCNNAGVVPGGRHRFVWDYAPEDWRWAFGVNVDGVVNGIRSFVPRMLAEGRSGHILNTASVAGFVSGSGSAVYGASKHAVVRITEALYAGLRDEGAPIGVTMLCPGLVATRIYDAERSRPAHLQTAAGRAEEAQELRSIADNLYRNAPSPEAVAAQAFEGIRQDRLYVFTSERFDDPIRARTEAILSRANPTFESLLSLSKDDAGLSGQAA
- a CDS encoding SDR family NAD(P)-dependent oxidoreductase — its product is MSRFADRIALVTGAASGIGLATARGLADGGATVFLADRDVEALKAARESLAGAPHEAIPLDVTDEQGWVALAERIRARFGKLDILVNNAGFGKFAAITDTTLDQWRSIIAVNLDSVFLGTKHMMPLLAASGCGAIVNMSSIRGIVAGANTGSYSAAKGGVRMFTKVTALECAAAGNGVRANSVHPGHIATPLTAPAYADPEIAKALLADVPLGRIGQADEVADAILFLASDESRYMTGAELVIDGGTTAQ
- a CDS encoding acyl-CoA dehydrogenase family protein, yielding MTERAETIAAKVETFVRDIVIPYEKDGRRDHHGPADALVRELREKARAAGVLTPHVLPDGSHLTQRETAIVLRRSGLSPLGPLACNTAAPDEGNMYLLGKVASAEQRARFLDPLIAGVARSAFFMTEPAEDGGAGSDPSMMQTTCRRDGDHWVINGRKKFITGAEGGSVGIVMAKSDDGACMFLVDLPDPAIRTTRVIDTIDSSMPGGHAEIDIVDLRVPAHQMLGASGEGFKYAQIRLSPARLSHCMRWLGLAIRAHEIAADYANRRHAFGKPLVDHEGVGFMLADNLIDLQQSELMIDWCASVLDTGSLGTTESSMTKVAVSDALFRVADRCVQVMGGTGVSGDTIVEQAFREIRAFRIYDGPTEVHKWSLAKKIKRDWIAAQA